GGCTCTTCATCATCTAGATTCTCTTCATCTTCTGTTTCGGTTCCTTCTTGTTCTCTTTGAGCTGCTCTAGCCATTGCAGATTCTAGCCTTGTGCTTACAGTTTCCCATGACACAAGCTTTTCCATGAATGTATTTATGTATTCAACTCTTCGGTTCTGCGCAAAACACAACAGAACAACATGAGAACTGAGAACCTCTGCTTTCAATATTTTGTGAAATCATTTTGAAGGTACCTCAAAATCCAGATAGTAAGCGTGCTGTTTTGCACAAAGAAGAGAAATTAAGTCAGGGATCAACAAAACCAATCTTCATAAGGTGAATTTCATAGAGAGATGAGTAGATTTATATTATACCTCCCACGTATCAATGGTAAGAAGTGGCTGCACATAAACGGATGAGGAAATCAAAATCCATAGCGAACACCAAAGGTTCATATACAACTTTGAAAGTTTATACACTTACAGAATAGTCCCATACGAGTGGATTTACTGCATTGGGAGTTTTGACTATCACAAgcttcttgtcttcctcctttggAAGTGGGTTTACTGCATTTGCAACGTCAAGTCTATTCGCCTTGTCTGCATCAGTGGATCCCTAAGTAAGTTGGGAGGGGGTTTGCATATTTTTCTAGTGGAAAGGGAATGCATAAGTTGGAAACACTCACATGCAAGCCAAGTCCAACCTGAACCGAAGTTGGAGGCCGCAGCTGCCTTAAACCTTTCTACGAAGTCACTGAAAGACCCAAAATCTCTCTCTATCAGTCTGAGGAGTTCTCCACTTGGCTTTCCTCCACCTCCAGGTTGGATAGACTCCCAGAAGAACTCGTGGTTCCATGCCTGCAAAGCCCCTCCCCATATATACACCTTAGTTCACATCCAATCCCCTTAGTAAGAAACGGGTAAAACGGTTATACGGTATTACCTGTGCGGCGTTGTTGAAGGCGGGAAGCATATTGCCTCTGTTGTACGAACGAAGCACAACCTCTTCCAATGACAATCCATCAAGATCTGTGCCTAGGATTTGCTTGTTCAGGTTCTCAACGTAAGTTTTGTGATGCTTGCCCCAGTGATAATCCAAGGTTTCACGGCTCATATGCGGTTCCAGAGCATCCTGCCAAAGGTTCAAAGACAGACACCGAGTGAGCAACATCGCCTCCCCTTTT
This sequence is a window from Raphanus sativus cultivar WK10039 unplaced genomic scaffold, ASM80110v3 Scaffold4275, whole genome shotgun sequence. Protein-coding genes within it:
- the LOC130507288 gene encoding superoxide dismutase [Fe] 2, chloroplastic-like isoform X1 — encoded protein: MMTATPSFLSSCSLLPSQGPNRRMQWKKHEKRQFSRNVAVSGVITAGFELKPPPYPLDALEPHMSRETLDYHWGKHHKTYVENLNKQILGTDLDGLSLEEVVLRSYNRGNMLPAFNNAAQAWNHEFFWESIQPGGGGKPSGELLRLIERDFGSFSDFVERFKAAAASNFGSGWTWLAYKANRLDVANAVNPLPKEEDKKLVIVKTPNAVNPLVWDYSPLLTIDTWEHAYYLDFENRRVEYINTFMEKLVSWETVSTRLESAMARAAQREQEGTETEDEENLDDEEPEVYLDDASEEVD
- the LOC130507288 gene encoding superoxide dismutase [Fe] 2, chloroplastic-like isoform X2, which translates into the protein MMTATPSFLSSCSLLPSQGPNRRMQWKKHEKFSRNVAVSGVITAGFELKPPPYPLDALEPHMSRETLDYHWGKHHKTYVENLNKQILGTDLDGLSLEEVVLRSYNRGNMLPAFNNAAQAWNHEFFWESIQPGGGGKPSGELLRLIERDFGSFSDFVERFKAAAASNFGSGWTWLAYKANRLDVANAVNPLPKEEDKKLVIVKTPNAVNPLVWDYSPLLTIDTWEHAYYLDFENRRVEYINTFMEKLVSWETVSTRLESAMARAAQREQEGTETEDEENLDDEEPEVYLDDASEEVD